The Rhodopirellula bahusiensis genome includes a window with the following:
- a CDS encoding RNA recognition motif domain-containing protein: protein MREASCLVGDGLQGIRLVTNIYVGNLSFKATEEELRGAFEQYGEVSAVNIIMDRETGRSRGFAFVEMADAEGAKDAIENLNGHEIDGRSVTVNEARPREPRSGGGGGGGYGGGRGRGGGGGGYGGGGGNRGGGYGGGGGYGGGGGGYGGGGGGGYGGRGDR from the coding sequence ATGCGAGAGGCATCTTGCCTCGTTGGTGACGGTTTGCAGGGTATCAGATTAGTGACGAACATTTATGTCGGGAACCTCTCGTTCAAGGCCACCGAGGAAGAACTCCGTGGCGCGTTCGAACAGTATGGCGAAGTGTCAGCTGTGAACATCATCATGGATCGAGAGACAGGACGTAGTCGCGGATTTGCCTTCGTCGAAATGGCGGATGCCGAAGGTGCTAAGGATGCGATCGAAAACCTGAACGGCCACGAAATCGATGGCCGTAGCGTGACAGTCAATGAAGCTCGTCCACGTGAGCCACGCAGTGGCGGTGGAGGAGGAGGAGGCTACGGCGGCGGACGCGGCCGTGGTGGCGGCGGCGGTGGTTACGGCGGTGGCGGTGGCAACCGCGGCGGTGGCTATGGTGGCGGCGGTGGCTATGGTGGCGGCGGTGGTGGATACGGCGGCGGAGGCGGTGGCGGCTACGGTGGCCGTGGCGATCGCTAA
- a CDS encoding efflux RND transporter periplasmic adaptor subunit, translating to MSVNQQTVEETKAQIRGLVNEIAALTKSGATASEFYPELLSKIITALAAAGGAVWLLDEDQQLRLQYQINAEPSILNEGTEDADRHNRLIRRAAASGQSLLVPPYSGTTDGDAEGNPTRYLLVLGALQHDGQKDGLIEIFQRPDTAPDTQRGYLRFLQQMCELAAEWLRSQKLRTLGDRQTLWQQADSFARAAHESLDLKETAAIVANEGRRLIGCDRVSVAIKKGGKCKVEAISGQDTIENRSNIVAALNVLATRVVAAGEPLWHDGSTEDLPPQIEEALEDYVDLSYGRNIAVLPLREPQRKLGQEAEMGAAGEVDRDDAHRGEVIGALIVEQIETDLPPEIFRQRCDLVYEHGTRAIANSQAHSNLFLMPVWRTLGRATWVLRARTLPKTLGVVGAIAALICGLIFIPMEFDLEADGTLKAEARREVFAGIDGEVREVLVDHNSIVAAGDPLVKMINPDIGIELEDLRGQIRTTLAELQRIRTQSRNRSQLKATERRAIELEEVEVETKLEAQRAKLQLKEQRAEDLIVRSPIDGIVVSWEVEKMLLNRPIQTGQVLMEIADLSKPMYLEIEMPEKREGHLDQFIHDNKVQSLDVDYILASNPDEPLPGKLPVENISLRAESNEEHGSVIKMRILPDLTELSKVSPSPGTKLTADVKCGKRASGFVLLHEVFEWAYKFAF from the coding sequence ATGTCGGTCAACCAACAAACGGTCGAAGAAACCAAAGCGCAGATCCGCGGTTTGGTCAACGAAATCGCAGCTCTCACCAAGAGCGGTGCCACCGCTTCGGAGTTCTATCCGGAGTTGCTGAGCAAAATCATCACCGCCCTGGCCGCGGCCGGTGGTGCGGTGTGGCTGCTCGATGAGGATCAGCAGCTACGGTTGCAGTATCAGATCAACGCTGAGCCGTCGATTCTGAACGAAGGCACGGAAGACGCCGATCGCCACAACCGGCTGATTCGTCGCGCAGCCGCGTCGGGCCAGTCGCTGCTCGTTCCTCCTTACAGTGGAACGACGGACGGCGACGCCGAAGGCAACCCGACTCGTTACTTATTGGTGTTGGGTGCTCTGCAGCACGATGGCCAAAAAGACGGCTTGATCGAAATCTTCCAGCGTCCCGACACCGCCCCCGATACACAACGTGGCTACCTGCGGTTCCTGCAGCAGATGTGCGAGCTCGCGGCCGAATGGCTCCGCAGTCAAAAGCTTCGCACACTCGGGGATCGCCAAACGCTTTGGCAGCAAGCCGACTCCTTCGCTCGTGCGGCTCACGAATCACTGGATCTGAAAGAGACCGCCGCGATTGTCGCCAACGAAGGTCGCCGACTGATCGGTTGCGACCGAGTCAGTGTTGCAATCAAAAAGGGTGGCAAATGTAAAGTTGAGGCCATCAGCGGTCAGGACACGATCGAGAACCGCTCGAACATCGTTGCAGCCCTGAACGTGCTGGCCACGCGGGTTGTCGCGGCTGGCGAACCATTGTGGCACGACGGGTCCACGGAAGATTTGCCGCCGCAGATCGAAGAAGCCCTCGAAGACTACGTTGACCTTTCTTACGGACGGAACATCGCGGTCCTCCCGCTTCGGGAGCCACAACGAAAGCTCGGCCAAGAAGCTGAGATGGGTGCCGCCGGCGAAGTTGATCGCGACGATGCTCACCGCGGTGAAGTCATCGGCGCATTGATCGTCGAACAGATCGAAACGGATCTTCCGCCTGAAATCTTCCGCCAGCGATGCGACTTGGTTTACGAGCACGGCACTCGCGCAATCGCCAACTCGCAGGCTCACTCAAATCTATTCTTGATGCCAGTGTGGCGAACACTCGGTCGAGCGACTTGGGTTTTGCGAGCCCGAACTCTGCCAAAGACATTGGGAGTGGTCGGTGCGATCGCTGCCCTGATCTGCGGATTGATCTTCATCCCGATGGAGTTCGACCTGGAAGCCGACGGAACACTCAAAGCCGAAGCTCGCCGAGAAGTCTTTGCGGGCATCGATGGCGAAGTCCGTGAGGTGCTGGTCGATCACAACTCGATCGTGGCCGCGGGCGATCCGCTGGTGAAGATGATCAACCCAGACATCGGCATCGAACTGGAAGATCTACGCGGTCAGATCCGAACGACGTTGGCTGAATTGCAACGCATCCGGACTCAGTCCCGCAATCGATCGCAATTGAAGGCGACCGAGCGACGCGCGATTGAATTGGAAGAGGTCGAAGTCGAAACCAAGCTCGAAGCACAGCGAGCCAAGCTGCAGCTGAAAGAGCAGCGAGCTGAAGACTTGATCGTACGGTCGCCGATCGATGGCATCGTCGTTTCATGGGAAGTCGAAAAGATGTTGCTCAACCGTCCGATTCAAACCGGTCAAGTGTTGATGGAAATCGCTGACCTTTCCAAGCCGATGTATCTCGAAATCGAGATGCCTGAAAAACGCGAAGGTCACTTGGACCAGTTCATCCATGACAACAAGGTCCAGTCGTTGGATGTGGATTACATCCTGGCGTCGAACCCTGATGAACCGTTGCCCGGCAAGTTGCCCGTCGAAAACATTTCGCTGCGTGCGGAATCCAACGAAGAGCACGGCTCGGTCATCAAGATGCGAATCCTGCCTGACCTCACTGAACTGAGCAAAGTGTCTCCGAGTCCCGGTACCAAGTTGACCGCGGACGTCAAATGTGGCAAACGAGCCAGCGGGTTTGTGTTGCTGCACGAAGTCTTTGAGTGGGCCTACAAGTTCGCTTTCTGA
- the rplM gene encoding 50S ribosomal protein L13, with protein MAVQRTYMAKPGQIEKQWHVVDASDEVLGRLASDIAVVLMGKHRPEYTPHVDCGDFVIVTNADKIGMTGNKMRDRHYTWYTGYPGLRLESYQDRHDRKPEYLLYHAVRRMLPKNKLARQMLSKLKIYAGPEHPHTAQQPVELARTGKKASA; from the coding sequence GTGGCTGTTCAACGTACCTACATGGCCAAACCCGGCCAAATCGAAAAGCAATGGCATGTTGTGGATGCCAGCGACGAAGTTCTCGGTCGACTCGCCAGCGATATCGCTGTCGTATTGATGGGAAAACATCGTCCTGAGTACACCCCACACGTCGATTGCGGCGATTTCGTGATTGTCACCAACGCCGACAAGATCGGCATGACGGGCAACAAGATGCGTGATCGCCACTACACTTGGTACACCGGCTACCCGGGCTTGCGTCTGGAAAGCTACCAAGATCGTCATGATCGCAAACCGGAATATTTGCTGTATCACGCCGTTCGTCGCATGTTGCCAAAGAACAAACTCGCTCGCCAAATGCTGAGCAAGTTGAAAATCTACGCTGGCCCTGAGCACCCACACACCGCTCAGCAACCCGTCGAATTGGCACGCACCGGCAAAAAAGCCAGCGCCTAG
- the hemG gene encoding protoporphyrinogen oxidase → MNVAIIGGGLSGLSTAAHLLLLSKKQNKPLPNITLFEAADRLGGVIHTETLTDNSGRTFVVDHGADMFATAPSAAIDLCEQLGVADQLLRPNPLGRGAMIARGNKLIPIPEGFVLMRPTKLGSMLTTPLLSLSGKLRLLRERFVPRRADSVTDESVGSFVRRRLGNECLNNIVAPLVAGIYTADVDRLSMAATMKPIWDMETNDGSLAKATLRRIRTGEDSTEQASSGARYEKFRAFPNGMKQWMDMLADFVGRENIRLNTAVRSIVPRPNHRYQLNIETECSDQSSQEFDQVVVSTPAHVAANLLQSLSEEAASTLRSISFASTAIVVMAVRRDCISRLPATFGFVVPPKENRRVLAGSFASTKFPQRAPDDHVIVRAFVGGVLQPEILDRSDSEITDVVRTELGDLIGLDQTQPLEDITALVRVVRWNEAMPQYEVGHLDKVQRIQAAIDSLEGLHLNTNALGGVGIAPVIAASERTAERILK, encoded by the coding sequence ATGAATGTTGCGATCATCGGCGGCGGACTGTCTGGACTGTCCACCGCCGCTCACCTTCTCTTGTTGTCGAAAAAGCAGAACAAGCCTCTTCCCAACATCACTCTCTTTGAAGCCGCCGATCGACTCGGGGGCGTGATTCACACGGAGACGTTGACGGACAACTCGGGTCGCACCTTCGTGGTTGATCACGGTGCCGACATGTTCGCCACCGCTCCATCGGCCGCCATCGATCTGTGCGAGCAACTTGGAGTCGCGGATCAATTGCTGCGTCCCAACCCGCTCGGTCGCGGTGCCATGATCGCTCGAGGGAACAAGCTGATCCCGATCCCAGAAGGTTTTGTGTTGATGCGTCCAACCAAACTCGGTTCGATGCTGACGACGCCTCTGCTAAGTCTCTCGGGCAAACTTCGATTGCTTCGAGAACGCTTCGTTCCACGTCGAGCCGACAGCGTGACCGACGAGAGCGTTGGATCGTTCGTGCGTCGGCGATTGGGGAACGAGTGCCTGAACAACATCGTCGCTCCCTTGGTCGCGGGCATCTACACGGCCGATGTCGATCGCCTCAGCATGGCAGCGACGATGAAACCGATCTGGGATATGGAGACCAACGACGGGTCGCTCGCCAAAGCAACTCTGCGACGCATCCGAACCGGCGAAGACTCCACGGAACAAGCCAGCAGTGGCGCTCGCTACGAAAAGTTTCGTGCGTTTCCAAATGGGATGAAGCAATGGATGGATATGCTCGCCGATTTCGTCGGGCGTGAAAACATTCGCTTGAACACGGCTGTTCGCTCAATCGTCCCGCGCCCGAACCATCGTTATCAACTGAACATCGAAACCGAATGCAGCGATCAGTCTTCCCAAGAGTTTGATCAAGTCGTCGTTTCAACACCCGCGCACGTCGCAGCGAATCTCTTGCAATCGCTCAGTGAAGAAGCGGCCTCCACGCTTCGCTCGATTTCATTCGCATCCACCGCGATTGTGGTGATGGCTGTTCGCAGGGATTGCATCTCACGTCTGCCAGCAACATTTGGTTTTGTCGTGCCGCCAAAGGAAAACCGACGCGTGCTAGCAGGTAGTTTCGCCAGCACCAAGTTTCCCCAGCGTGCTCCCGATGATCACGTGATTGTGCGAGCGTTTGTTGGCGGTGTGTTGCAACCGGAGATCCTCGACCGCAGCGATAGTGAGATCACCGATGTCGTCCGCACCGAACTGGGTGACCTCATCGGACTGGATCAGACTCAACCACTCGAGGACATCACCGCCCTCGTTCGAGTCGTGCGTTGGAACGAGGCGATGCCCCAGTATGAGGTTGGTCACTTGGACAAAGTCCAACGGATTCAAGCCGCGATCGATTCACTCGAGGGGCTGCACCTGAACACAAACGCACTGGGTGGCGTGGGGATCGCACCGGTGATTGCGGCGTCGGAACGGACCGCGGAACGCATCTTGAAGTGA
- a CDS encoding 50S ribosomal protein bL37 — translation MAKPHRKTKKANHGKRPANAKARKAKRKKIKT, via the coding sequence GTGGCCAAGCCCCACCGGAAAACAAAGAAAGCCAACCACGGCAAACGCCCCGCAAATGCGAAGGCACGCAAAGCTAAGCGGAAAAAAATCAAGACCTGA
- a CDS encoding ferredoxin--NADP reductase: protein MDELGYPDDEEKQRLREKHYNATIIKRMDLTEDLARYRIQCDEPVMPFEPGQYVAIGLGNWEPRLRGTQPEDVPVKKSRKLVRRAYSISCPMLHDAESPNAGELAPVDQIDYLEFYITLVRQGATSASKPPALTPRLFGKGEGDRICVERKITGRYLLGEIPTNENVLMLGTGTGEAPHNAMATTLLSRGHLGKIVIATSVRYQSDIAYQSEHDELMRRFPNYCYLPLTTREPKNLEPNRPDYVGKQYLQTMFTTGKLAELVGDPLAPSNTHVFLCGNPDMIGYVPPGGDVPDKPGMLPLLRAAGFHDATETPGPGTIRFEKYW from the coding sequence ATGGATGAACTGGGCTACCCGGACGATGAAGAAAAGCAGCGGCTTCGCGAGAAGCACTACAACGCGACAATCATCAAACGGATGGACCTGACTGAGGATCTGGCGAGGTACCGGATCCAGTGCGACGAACCTGTGATGCCGTTCGAGCCCGGGCAATATGTCGCCATCGGGCTGGGGAACTGGGAACCGCGATTGCGAGGCACCCAGCCTGAGGACGTCCCTGTCAAAAAGTCGCGAAAGTTGGTCCGGCGGGCATATTCTATTTCATGCCCGATGCTGCACGATGCCGAATCGCCCAATGCGGGCGAACTGGCGCCCGTCGACCAAATCGACTACCTGGAGTTCTACATCACATTGGTGCGTCAGGGCGCAACTTCCGCGAGCAAGCCACCTGCCCTAACGCCTCGCCTGTTTGGCAAAGGGGAAGGTGATCGAATCTGCGTCGAACGCAAAATCACCGGGCGATATTTGTTGGGTGAGATTCCAACGAACGAAAACGTTTTGATGCTCGGAACCGGCACCGGCGAAGCTCCCCACAACGCGATGGCGACCACTTTGCTGTCGCGTGGTCACCTCGGGAAAATCGTCATCGCAACCAGCGTTCGATACCAATCGGACATTGCTTATCAGAGCGAGCACGATGAGCTGATGCGTCGATTTCCCAATTATTGCTACCTACCACTGACGACTCGTGAGCCCAAGAATTTAGAGCCAAACCGCCCTGATTACGTCGGCAAGCAGTATCTGCAAACGATGTTCACCACCGGCAAGTTGGCGGAGTTGGTTGGCGATCCACTCGCGCCCAGCAACACACACGTTTTCCTGTGCGGGAACCCAGACATGATCGGTTACGTGCCGCCCGGTGGCGACGTTCCCGATAAGCCCGGCATGCTACCGCTGCTTCGTGCAGCCGGATTTCATGATGCCACAGAAACACCGGGACCCGGCACCATTCGATTTGAAAAGTATTGGTAA
- a CDS encoding 3-hydroxyacyl-ACP dehydratase FabZ family protein codes for MARSEFILDPALLDVDKPIADIEAIRQYNPQRHEMEQLTAILYEDLDQHACAAYKAITEDEFWVRGHMPGMPLMPGVVMLEAVAQLSSYYTQKHDLLGAAMVGFGGVDEVRFRGVVTPGDNLIVLVKLEKARRGRMIVARFQGVVGTELVLEGCLRGIPIPIEAVTRQLGASKESADS; via the coding sequence GTGGCACGCAGCGAATTCATCCTTGATCCGGCTCTGCTGGACGTTGACAAGCCAATCGCCGATATCGAAGCGATTCGCCAGTACAACCCGCAGCGGCACGAAATGGAACAGTTGACCGCGATTCTCTATGAGGATCTCGATCAACACGCGTGCGCCGCCTACAAGGCAATCACTGAAGACGAGTTTTGGGTTCGCGGTCACATGCCCGGCATGCCGCTGATGCCCGGCGTCGTGATGTTAGAAGCTGTTGCTCAGCTTTCTAGCTACTACACCCAAAAACACGACCTGCTCGGTGCCGCAATGGTCGGTTTCGGCGGGGTCGATGAAGTTCGCTTTCGAGGAGTTGTTACTCCCGGCGATAATCTCATCGTGCTGGTGAAGCTCGAAAAAGCTCGCCGCGGACGCATGATCGTCGCCCGATTCCAAGGCGTCGTCGGCACGGAACTGGTCTTGGAAGGTTGCCTGCGAGGGATTCCGATCCCAATTGAGGCGGTCACCCGGCAACTGGGTGCCTCCAAAGAATCCGCCGACTCCTGA
- a CDS encoding efflux RND transporter periplasmic adaptor subunit — MKSWRLIVAVLAGVCVSAINAEPATAQTSLRGETPLVAEYCQVRYIRKVDIPAEVEGKLVELPIEEGMNVAKDDLLALVDDTSARLALEFKKAEEKEAQLNAANEVNLKDARNNEELARAEAESFRELYEKGATPYYEMKKKVLEAIRALLRIDLAEMQKKIAEAQYIAKRSEREIAEFELDRRRITALFDGYIEMRIAQLGEWVQPGSPIATLVQLDRVRVGGDIDALASNGAVRAGAPVLVRVFNTANPDQNFEVNAPLGFVSSEVDGQKRYRIWVDVDNQKDSNGNWMIKPGMEAEIIFQ; from the coding sequence ATGAAATCCTGGCGATTGATCGTTGCTGTATTGGCTGGCGTTTGCGTTTCCGCAATCAACGCTGAGCCTGCCACGGCGCAAACCAGTCTGAGGGGCGAAACCCCTTTGGTCGCAGAGTATTGCCAAGTCAGATACATCCGGAAGGTCGACATTCCTGCGGAAGTCGAAGGCAAGTTGGTTGAGCTGCCGATCGAAGAAGGTATGAACGTCGCGAAAGACGATCTGCTGGCGTTGGTCGATGACACCTCTGCACGTTTGGCTCTCGAGTTCAAGAAAGCGGAAGAGAAAGAAGCTCAGCTCAACGCCGCGAATGAAGTCAACTTGAAGGACGCACGCAACAACGAAGAGTTGGCTCGAGCCGAAGCGGAGTCATTTCGTGAGCTCTACGAAAAGGGAGCCACGCCGTACTACGAAATGAAGAAGAAGGTTCTCGAAGCCATCCGCGCGTTGCTTCGAATCGATTTGGCGGAAATGCAAAAGAAGATCGCCGAAGCCCAGTACATCGCGAAACGCAGCGAACGTGAAATTGCCGAGTTCGAACTGGACCGCCGGCGTATCACCGCTCTGTTTGATGGCTACATCGAGATGCGAATCGCACAACTCGGTGAATGGGTGCAGCCTGGTTCGCCAATCGCGACGCTGGTTCAGCTGGATCGCGTTCGAGTTGGTGGCGACATCGACGCGCTCGCATCCAATGGTGCCGTTCGCGCTGGCGCACCCGTGTTGGTTCGTGTGTTCAACACGGCGAATCCAGATCAAAACTTTGAAGTGAACGCTCCGTTGGGATTTGTCAGCAGCGAAGTGGATGGCCAAAAACGTTATCGGATTTGGGTCGACGTGGACAACCAAAAGGACAGCAATGGGAATTGGATGATCAAACCGGGCATGGAAGCTGAAATCATTTTCCAGTGA
- the rpsI gene encoding 30S ribosomal protein S9 yields the protein MIAVKKDKINGDALGTGRRKSSVARVRVRPGSGKITINGKSIEDYFVNDQHRYAITETLEAAGLTESVDLLIRVSGGGMTGQAGAVRMGLARALCSHDEALHDPMREGSFLTRDSRMKERKKPGLRGARRGVQFSKR from the coding sequence ATGATTGCAGTTAAAAAAGACAAGATCAACGGCGACGCACTGGGAACAGGACGTCGCAAAAGCAGCGTTGCCCGAGTACGCGTTCGTCCCGGCAGCGGAAAAATCACTATCAATGGTAAGTCGATCGAAGATTACTTCGTCAACGACCAACATCGCTACGCGATCACTGAAACCCTCGAAGCCGCTGGCTTGACCGAATCGGTCGACCTGCTGATTCGTGTTTCGGGCGGCGGAATGACCGGCCAAGCCGGAGCCGTTCGCATGGGCCTCGCTCGTGCTCTGTGCAGCCACGATGAGGCTTTGCACGACCCGATGCGTGAAGGCAGCTTCCTGACGCGTGATTCACGCATGAAGGAACGTAAGAAACCAGGCCTTCGTGGTGCTCGCCGTGGCGTTCAGTTTAGCAAACGCTAA
- the infA gene encoding translation initiation factor IF-1: MGKKEEAFEVEGTVTQALANTRFRVQLETGNEVMAHVAGRMRKHFIRIVPGDKVRVELSPYDLTKGRIVYRER, translated from the coding sequence TTGGGTAAGAAAGAAGAAGCTTTTGAAGTTGAGGGCACCGTTACACAAGCCCTCGCCAACACTCGCTTTCGTGTGCAATTGGAAACCGGCAACGAGGTCATGGCCCACGTTGCTGGTCGAATGCGAAAGCACTTCATCCGGATTGTTCCAGGCGACAAAGTTCGCGTGGAGCTTTCGCCATACGATTTGACCAAGGGTCGCATCGTTTACCGCGAACGCTAA
- a CDS encoding glucose-1-phosphate adenylyltransferase — protein MIMDLNNTIALILGGGRGTRLFPLTKIRAKPAVPLAAKYRLIDIPISNCINSGLNRAYVLTQFLSESLHRHLRQTYTFDHFSGGFVELLAAQQTVNSGTDWYQGTADAVRKNLVHLRESWIKHVLILSGDQLYRMDFREMMKTHIESGAAATIAGIPVTRKDASALGIMQVDDSGRVTGFVEKPQTEEEIAKVRMEPSWIDARGIESQGRDLLASMGLYIFDKDLMVDMLENSLHSDFGKEVFPEAINTHKVQLHLFDGYWEDIGTIRSFYEANLSLASKNPPFDIRNRHSPIYSRPRFLPPTIMGDAKITGSLIADGCRIGDNVTIENSVIGLRTVIGDNVTIKDSVVMGADFIEMRGANRDGKLPVGVGAGSVIQGAILDKNCRVGENVRILNEAKVEHQGEDDDLQIRDGISIVIKDGQIPDGFSC, from the coding sequence GTGATCATGGACTTGAACAATACAATCGCGTTGATTCTTGGCGGTGGCCGCGGAACACGATTGTTCCCGCTCACAAAGATCCGCGCCAAACCCGCGGTGCCATTGGCCGCGAAGTACCGATTGATCGACATTCCGATCAGCAATTGCATCAACAGCGGACTGAATCGCGCTTATGTCCTGACGCAGTTTCTATCCGAGAGTCTCCACCGCCACCTTCGGCAAACGTACACCTTTGATCACTTCAGCGGTGGGTTTGTCGAACTGCTGGCCGCTCAGCAGACCGTGAATTCCGGCACCGATTGGTACCAGGGCACCGCCGACGCGGTCCGCAAAAACTTGGTGCACCTGCGAGAGAGTTGGATCAAGCATGTGTTGATCCTTTCGGGCGACCAACTGTACCGAATGGATTTTCGCGAGATGATGAAGACTCACATCGAGTCGGGAGCGGCCGCGACCATCGCGGGCATCCCGGTGACGCGAAAAGACGCTTCGGCACTGGGAATCATGCAAGTCGATGATTCCGGACGGGTGACTGGGTTTGTTGAAAAACCCCAAACCGAAGAAGAGATCGCAAAGGTCCGCATGGAGCCCAGCTGGATCGATGCTCGTGGGATTGAGAGCCAGGGCCGTGATTTGCTGGCCAGCATGGGGCTGTACATCTTCGACAAGGACCTGATGGTCGACATGCTCGAAAACAGCCTTCACAGTGACTTCGGCAAAGAAGTCTTCCCCGAGGCGATCAACACTCACAAGGTTCAGTTGCACCTGTTCGATGGGTATTGGGAAGACATCGGAACGATTCGCTCGTTCTACGAGGCGAACTTGTCACTGGCTAGCAAGAACCCGCCGTTTGACATTCGCAATCGTCACTCACCCATCTACAGTCGCCCTCGATTCCTTCCGCCGACGATCATGGGCGATGCGAAGATCACCGGCAGCTTGATCGCGGACGGTTGCCGCATCGGTGACAATGTGACGATCGAAAACAGCGTGATCGGACTTCGGACCGTTATCGGCGACAATGTCACGATCAAAGACAGCGTCGTGATGGGAGCCGACTTCATCGAGATGCGAGGTGCAAATCGCGACGGCAAGCTGCCGGTCGGCGTCGGCGCCGGAAGCGTGATTCAGGGTGCGATTCTGGATAAGAATTGCCGCGTTGGTGAGAATGTTCGAATCTTGAACGAAGCCAAGGTGGAGCACCAAGGCGAAGACGATGACCTGCAAATTCGCGATGGAATCAGCATCGTGATCAAAGACGGCCAGATCCCCGACGGATTCAGCTGTTAG